The following are encoded in a window of Saccharothrix longispora genomic DNA:
- a CDS encoding PIG-L deacetylase family protein translates to MTERLKDVPEDFTRVLCVVAHPDDIEFSGAGAVAAWTAAGKEVTYVLVTRGEAGIDGLDPAESAEVREREQRASAELVGVKEVEFLDGHRDGVVEEGVALRRDLAAAIRRHRPELVVGYNHRDETFTNRWNSADHRAVGRALLDAVADAGNRWIFPEAGERWAGVRHVAMLASPRPTHAVDVSGSVDLAVASLEAHRAYLDALGATDVRTPLTGLFEANGQRYDGRPAITLEFVSGG, encoded by the coding sequence ATGACCGAGCGATTGAAGGACGTGCCGGAGGACTTCACCCGCGTGCTGTGCGTGGTGGCCCACCCGGACGACATCGAGTTCTCCGGCGCCGGGGCGGTGGCGGCGTGGACCGCGGCGGGCAAGGAGGTGACCTACGTCCTGGTGACCCGGGGCGAGGCGGGCATCGACGGCCTGGACCCGGCCGAGTCGGCGGAGGTGCGGGAGCGGGAGCAGCGCGCCAGCGCCGAACTGGTGGGCGTGAAGGAGGTGGAGTTCCTGGACGGGCACCGCGACGGCGTGGTCGAGGAGGGGGTGGCGCTGCGCCGCGACCTGGCCGCCGCGATCCGCCGCCACCGGCCGGAGCTGGTGGTGGGCTACAACCACCGGGACGAGACGTTCACGAACCGGTGGAACAGCGCCGACCACCGCGCCGTGGGCCGCGCCCTGCTCGACGCGGTGGCCGACGCGGGCAACCGCTGGATCTTCCCCGAGGCGGGCGAGCGCTGGGCGGGCGTGCGCCACGTGGCGATGCTCGCCTCGCCCCGGCCGACGCACGCGGTGGACGTGAGCGGGTCGGTCGACCTGGCCGTCGCGTCCCTGGAGGCGCACCGCGCCTACCTGGACGCACTGGGCGCCACCGACGTGCGGACCCCGTTGACGGGGCTGTTCGAGGCCAACGGTCAGCGCTACGACGGGCGTCCGGCGATCACGCTGGAGTTCGTCAGCGGCGGCTGA
- a CDS encoding VOC family protein, protein MPAIPYLKYENAAAALDWLGTTFGFTEDKRYAHEDGTVFHAEMSTPLGDPVYLAGPGGEYRNPRNSGAVNAMVSVDVADADALHERVTGAGGEVAFPPTNTPQGMRVFKVVDVEGHEWFFNQRLDGSA, encoded by the coding sequence ATGCCTGCGATCCCATACCTCAAGTACGAGAACGCCGCCGCCGCGCTGGACTGGCTCGGCACCACGTTCGGCTTCACCGAGGACAAGCGCTACGCGCACGAGGACGGCACCGTCTTCCACGCCGAGATGAGCACGCCGCTCGGCGATCCCGTCTACCTGGCGGGTCCGGGGGGCGAGTACCGCAACCCGCGCAACAGCGGCGCGGTCAACGCCATGGTCTCGGTCGACGTGGCGGACGCCGACGCGTTGCACGAGCGGGTGACCGGCGCGGGCGGCGAGGTCGCGTTCCCGCCCACCAACACCCCGCAGGGCATGCGGGTGTTCAAGGTGGTGGACGTGGAGGGCCACGAGTGGTTCTTCAACCAGCGGCTCGACGGGTCCGCCTGA
- a CDS encoding ABC transporter ATP-binding protein/permease produces the protein MTSQTRRGTRVPWGLVVPLGLVLLVAVLGPLLAPHAPDESVSFPFAPSAPGHPLGTDYLGADVLSRLLHGGRTLVLVALAVLVVTYALATAAGMLAAHRGGWVDHTVMRTADVLMGLPAIVLLTVIVTGVGRGTGGAAVAITVVLLPDIVRVVRTATAGALVRDYVEVAVARGEPGRSVLVREVLPNLGPVLAADLGVRFVAAVYAVATASFLGLGVQPPTADWALMIFENRGGLALQPLAVLAPVIALVVLLSLSSALADRLAVDRSPRRPPRRARVARPVSDDPRPVSAAEVVDLRVAAAATGRVVVDGVDLAVRPGEVLGLVGASGSGKTTIALALLGHLRPGLVHVGGVTRVAGHDLGARSGRALRLLRARHAAYVAQDPRTALPSHLRVRAQLAEVLRARGVARAEVDGLSRAALRRANLPDDDAFLDRRPHQMSGGQLQRLALAIALTHRPAVVVLDEPTSALDADNADRLLAEFVELCRVSGAAAVLVSHDLPALATAADRLAVVDGGRVVETGPAARVLTAPTHPATRQLVVAEDAPLRREPPEGAPDLLVVSGVTVHRRGVGVVLDRASLRAPAGGSACLVGPSGCGKTTLLRVVAGLMAPAEGGVLLDGVPLAPLVAGRDAEQLRRVQLVPQNPYDSLNPRHTVRRIVARPLEQFGLCADDEAVTGEVVGLLRRVGLTERHADSLPAALSGGERQRVAIARALAADPDVLLCDEVTSALDRAVAASVVDLLSELREERGLTLLVVTHDPAVVRRVGGEVHEMVDGRPVLRPRPAMA, from the coding sequence GTGACGTCGCAGACGCGGCGCGGCACGCGGGTGCCGTGGGGCCTCGTCGTGCCCCTGGGCCTGGTGCTGCTGGTGGCCGTGCTCGGTCCGCTGCTGGCTCCGCACGCGCCCGACGAGTCGGTGTCGTTCCCGTTCGCCCCCTCGGCGCCCGGGCACCCGCTGGGCACCGACTACCTGGGCGCGGACGTGCTGAGCAGGCTGCTGCACGGTGGCCGGACGCTGGTGCTCGTGGCGCTGGCCGTGCTGGTGGTCACCTACGCCCTCGCCACGGCGGCCGGGATGCTCGCCGCGCACCGGGGCGGCTGGGTGGACCACACCGTCATGCGCACCGCGGACGTGCTGATGGGCCTGCCCGCGATCGTGCTGCTCACCGTGATCGTCACGGGCGTCGGCCGCGGCACGGGCGGCGCGGCGGTGGCGATCACCGTCGTCCTGCTGCCCGACATCGTCCGCGTGGTGCGCACCGCGACCGCCGGCGCGCTGGTCCGCGACTACGTCGAGGTGGCGGTGGCGCGCGGCGAGCCCGGCCGGTCCGTGCTCGTGCGCGAGGTGCTGCCCAACCTCGGTCCCGTGCTGGCCGCCGACCTCGGCGTGCGGTTCGTCGCCGCGGTGTACGCGGTGGCCACGGCGAGCTTCCTCGGCCTCGGGGTGCAGCCGCCGACCGCAGACTGGGCGTTGATGATCTTCGAGAACCGGGGCGGCCTGGCGTTGCAGCCGCTCGCCGTGCTGGCTCCGGTGATCGCGCTGGTCGTGCTGCTGAGCCTGTCCAGCGCCTTGGCCGACCGCCTGGCCGTCGACCGCTCACCGCGCCGGCCACCCCGCCGCGCGCGGGTGGCGCGCCCCGTCTCCGACGACCCCCGACCGGTGTCCGCCGCCGAGGTGGTGGACCTGCGCGTCGCCGCGGCGGCCACCGGCCGCGTCGTCGTGGACGGCGTGGACCTGGCCGTGCGGCCGGGCGAGGTGCTGGGCCTGGTCGGCGCGTCCGGCAGCGGCAAGACCACCATCGCCCTGGCCCTGCTCGGCCACCTGCGCCCCGGCCTCGTCCACGTCGGCGGCGTCACCCGGGTCGCCGGGCACGACCTGGGGGCGCGCTCCGGCCGGGCGCTGCGCCTGCTGCGCGCCCGGCACGCGGCCTACGTCGCCCAGGACCCGCGCACCGCCCTGCCGTCGCACCTGCGGGTGCGCGCCCAGCTGGCCGAGGTGCTGCGGGCCAGGGGCGTGGCCCGGGCCGAGGTCGACGGCCTGTCGAGGGCCGCGCTGCGCCGGGCGAACCTGCCGGACGACGACGCGTTCCTGGACCGCCGTCCGCACCAGATGTCCGGCGGTCAGCTCCAGCGCCTCGCGCTGGCCATCGCGCTCACCCACCGCCCGGCGGTCGTCGTCCTGGACGAGCCGACCAGCGCCCTGGACGCGGACAACGCCGACCGGCTGCTCGCCGAGTTCGTCGAGCTGTGCCGGGTCTCCGGCGCCGCCGCCGTGCTGGTGTCCCACGACCTGCCCGCGCTGGCGACCGCCGCCGACCGGCTCGCCGTGGTCGACGGCGGCCGGGTCGTGGAGACCGGGCCGGCCGCGCGGGTGCTCACCGCGCCGACGCACCCCGCCACCAGGCAGCTCGTGGTCGCCGAGGACGCCCCGCTGCGCCGGGAACCGCCCGAGGGGGCGCCCGACCTGCTCGTGGTCTCCGGGGTCACCGTCCACCGGCGCGGCGTCGGGGTCGTGCTGGACCGGGCGTCGCTGCGGGCCCCGGCCGGCGGCAGCGCCTGCCTCGTCGGGCCCTCCGGCTGCGGCAAGACCACCCTGCTGCGCGTCGTCGCGGGCCTCATGGCCCCCGCGGAGGGCGGCGTCCTGCTCGACGGCGTGCCGCTGGCCCCGCTGGTGGCCGGCCGCGACGCCGAGCAGCTCCGCCGGGTGCAGCTCGTCCCGCAGAACCCCTACGACTCGCTCAACCCGCGGCACACCGTGCGCCGCATCGTCGCCCGGCCGCTGGAGCAGTTCGGCCTGTGCGCCGACGACGAGGCGGTGACCGGCGAGGTGGTCGGGCTGCTGCGCCGGGTCGGCCTCACCGAGCGGCACGCCGACTCGCTGCCCGCCGCCCTGTCCGGTGGCGAGCGCCAGCGGGTCGCCATCGCCCGCGCCCTGGCCGCCGACCCGGACGTGCTGCTGTGCGACGAGGTGACCAGCGCCCTGGACCGCGCGGTCGCGGCGAGCGTGGTCGACCTGCTCTCCGAGCTGCGCGAGGAGCGCGGGCTCACCCTGCTCGTGGTCACCCACGACCCGGCGGTGGTGCGCCGGGTCGGCGGCGAGGTGCACGAGATGGTCGACGGCAGGCCGGTGCTCCGGCCCCGGCCCGCGATGGCCTGA
- a CDS encoding DMT family transporter, giving the protein MRRSDWFRLITLGALWGASFIFLRVLAPVLGAATTAGVRVGLGGLAFLPYFAVVRFRPRWRAHWVVYAVVAVFNVAAPMLLFSYAAVHIPAFYSVTINSSTPLFGTLLSAAFLAQRLTARGIAGLVLGMVGVALITGGGAAVQGSPVFWASIAACLAASALYALSGVYVKRFAPHVDPIGTAGCSQLLAGLILLPFWVVDVPHVEPTARIVLSMAALAVLCTTVGFLLYFRLVRDVGPARAMMVALLTPLFGVVWGGLFLGEAPTTSAAAGCLLVIVSAGLVLVRTGTPVPVGVPGRR; this is encoded by the coding sequence ATGCGCAGATCGGATTGGTTTCGACTGATCACCCTCGGCGCCTTGTGGGGCGCTTCGTTCATCTTCCTGCGGGTGCTCGCGCCCGTGCTCGGCGCGGCGACCACCGCCGGGGTGCGCGTCGGCCTGGGAGGGCTGGCTTTCCTGCCCTACTTCGCCGTCGTGCGGTTCCGGCCCCGCTGGCGGGCGCACTGGGTCGTCTACGCGGTCGTGGCGGTGTTCAACGTCGCCGCGCCCATGCTGCTGTTCTCCTACGCCGCCGTGCACATCCCGGCGTTCTACTCGGTCACCATCAACTCCAGCACGCCGCTGTTCGGCACGCTCCTGTCCGCGGCGTTCCTCGCGCAACGCCTCACGGCGCGCGGGATCGCGGGGCTCGTGCTGGGCATGGTCGGGGTCGCGCTGATCACCGGTGGGGGCGCGGCCGTCCAGGGCTCACCGGTGTTCTGGGCCTCCATCGCGGCCTGCCTCGCCGCGTCGGCGCTCTACGCGCTGTCGGGCGTCTACGTGAAGCGGTTCGCGCCGCACGTCGACCCGATCGGCACCGCCGGGTGCTCGCAACTGCTGGCCGGGCTGATCCTGCTGCCGTTCTGGGTGGTGGACGTCCCGCACGTCGAGCCGACCGCCCGCATCGTGCTCAGCATGGCCGCGCTGGCCGTGCTGTGCACGACGGTCGGGTTCCTGCTCTACTTCCGGTTGGTGCGGGACGTCGGCCCGGCGCGGGCGATGATGGTCGCGCTGCTGACGCCGCTGTTCGGCGTGGTCTGGGGCGGGTTGTTCCTCGGCGAGGCGCCGACCACCTCCGCCGCCGCGGGGTGCCTGCTGGTGATCGTGTCGGCGGGCCTGGTCCTGGTCCGGACCGGGACACCGGTGCCGGTCGGGGTCCCCGGGCGGCGCTGA
- a CDS encoding flavin reductase family protein — MNARRGDLTARVGPDDHRALMGSFPTGVAVVTAVGADGAPRGMTCTSLASVTLDPPTLLVCLDTARRTTAAVRRGRFGVNLLHAPGRRAAEVFSSPVPDRFGAVAWRSAAVTGMPWLFEDSLAFAGCVVRESTVVGDHVVVLGEVSEINWSGGTPLMYGRREFSTWAP, encoded by the coding sequence GTGAACGCGCGGCGGGGCGACCTGACCGCGCGGGTGGGCCCCGACGACCACCGGGCGCTGATGGGTTCCTTCCCCACCGGCGTCGCCGTGGTGACGGCGGTGGGCGCGGACGGCGCACCGCGGGGCATGACGTGCACCTCGCTGGCCAGCGTGACGTTGGACCCGCCGACCCTGCTGGTGTGCCTCGACACCGCGCGCCGCACCACGGCCGCGGTGCGGCGGGGCAGGTTCGGGGTGAACCTGCTGCACGCGCCGGGCCGCCGGGCCGCCGAGGTGTTCTCCTCGCCCGTGCCCGACCGGTTCGGCGCGGTGGCCTGGCGGAGCGCGGCCGTGACCGGGATGCCCTGGCTGTTCGAGGACTCGCTCGCGTTCGCGGGGTGCGTCGTGCGCGAGAGCACCGTGGTCGGCGACCACGTCGTGGTGCTGGGCGAGGTGTCGGAGATCAACTGGAGCGGCGGGACGCCGCTGATGTACGGCAGGCGGGAGTTCTCCACCTGGGCCCCGTGA
- a CDS encoding ABC transporter substrate-binding protein, protein MRGFAGVSLAATLPGALAACGGSGAGPLAQSTAPSVEPKRGGRMRAAFIGGSNETANILKSTNTPIDYVRTRVVYDVLCDIDADGKPTLVLAEEIAPNADGSQWTIRLREGITFHDGRTMTSEDVLHTLRTYVDQQSNTAPLLMDIDLANAKRQDDRTLVLPMLRPHGFLDLALTQGVFVFSKDTTDFDKAIGSGPFTVDRLEPGKGGLLKRNPNYWRPEGGPYLDELELLSIADPEARLNALKAGQLDYAASIPLTSARVERDNADVKLFVPPKWEWANFGASMKRTKEPFTDPRITQALRYAVDRQKMVDNVTLGFGELGNDLFGKHLPYYAEDLPQREYDPERAKKLLKDAGMSDLKLKIRTSDYEYGLTEGAVAFAEHAKAAGITIELDKVPAADFLADYKVFIGAQFQSANRKPRPLPLDVLFFYGSDALLPFTGLAGEKVDQLAASVRTAVTEEQRRTSMGDLQELLSEEGGDLVWARAPICSAGTPKVNGVKSLGYPGFPSFRDAFLA, encoded by the coding sequence TTGCGCGGGTTCGCCGGTGTGTCGCTCGCCGCGACGCTGCCGGGTGCCCTCGCGGCGTGCGGCGGGTCCGGCGCGGGACCGCTGGCGCAGAGCACGGCGCCCTCGGTCGAGCCCAAGCGCGGCGGTCGGATGCGGGCCGCGTTCATCGGCGGCAGCAACGAGACCGCCAACATCCTGAAGTCCACCAACACGCCGATCGACTACGTCCGCACGCGCGTGGTCTACGACGTGCTGTGCGACATCGACGCCGACGGCAAGCCGACCCTCGTGCTCGCCGAGGAGATCGCGCCCAACGCCGACGGCAGCCAGTGGACCATCAGGCTCCGCGAGGGCATCACGTTCCACGACGGGCGCACCATGACGTCCGAGGACGTGCTGCACACGCTGCGCACCTACGTCGACCAGCAGTCCAACACCGCGCCGCTGCTGATGGACATCGACCTGGCCAACGCCAAGCGCCAGGACGACCGCACCCTCGTGCTGCCGATGCTGCGCCCGCACGGCTTCCTCGACCTCGCCCTCACCCAGGGCGTGTTCGTGTTCTCCAAGGACACGACCGACTTCGACAAGGCCATCGGCTCCGGCCCGTTCACCGTGGACCGGCTGGAGCCGGGCAAGGGCGGCCTGCTCAAGCGCAACCCGAACTACTGGCGCCCCGAGGGCGGCCCGTACCTCGACGAGCTGGAGCTGCTGTCCATCGCCGACCCGGAGGCGCGGCTCAACGCCCTCAAGGCCGGGCAGCTCGACTACGCCGCCAGCATCCCGCTGACCTCGGCGCGCGTGGAGCGCGACAACGCCGACGTGAAGCTGTTCGTGCCGCCCAAGTGGGAGTGGGCGAACTTCGGCGCGTCCATGAAGCGCACCAAGGAGCCCTTCACCGACCCGCGGATCACCCAGGCCCTGCGGTACGCGGTCGACCGGCAGAAGATGGTCGACAACGTCACCCTCGGCTTCGGCGAGCTGGGCAACGACCTGTTCGGCAAGCACCTGCCGTACTACGCGGAGGACCTGCCGCAGCGCGAGTACGACCCGGAGCGCGCCAAGAAGCTGCTCAAGGACGCCGGCATGTCGGACCTGAAGCTCAAGATCCGCACCAGTGACTACGAGTACGGCCTCACCGAGGGCGCCGTCGCGTTCGCCGAGCACGCCAAGGCCGCCGGCATCACCATCGAACTGGACAAGGTGCCCGCCGCAGACTTCCTCGCCGACTACAAGGTGTTCATCGGCGCGCAGTTCCAGTCGGCCAACCGCAAGCCCCGGCCCCTGCCGCTGGACGTGCTGTTCTTCTACGGCTCCGACGCGCTGCTGCCGTTCACCGGCCTGGCGGGGGAGAAGGTCGACCAGCTCGCCGCCTCGGTGCGCACCGCCGTCACCGAGGAGCAGCGGCGCACCTCGATGGGCGACCTCCAGGAGCTGCTCAGCGAGGAGGGCGGCGACCTGGTGTGGGCCCGCGCGCCGATCTGCTCGGCGGGCACCCCGAAGGTCAACGGCGTGAAGTCGTTGGGCTACCCCGGTTTCCCCAGCTTCCGCGACGCGTTCCTGGCATGA
- a CDS encoding ABC transporter permease, whose protein sequence is MTAEVAVRRAGGLPRFVALRLVAGVGVLLAVSAIVFTATELAPGDAATAALGPDSDPASVVAMRTELGLDRPAVVRYLDWLWGAVGGDFGVSYVSHRPVSDVIAERAGNTALLGGLAVVLLVPLAIGLGVWSALRAGRAADRIVSGATLGLVSVPEFVIGTVLVVVFAVQLGVLPAVSFVPPGQQPLDSPEILVLPVVTLLAVCLAHNVRLVRAGVREVSAGDAAENARLNGVPEHRVVLRYVLPSALPPALPIFCRYAGFLLGGALIAETMFGYPGLASALVTASAGRDVPVVQAVALVAAAVTVLLNLLGDVLAVLLDPKRGVTR, encoded by the coding sequence ATGACCGCGGAGGTGGCGGTGCGGCGGGCCGGGGGGTTGCCCCGGTTCGTCGCCCTCCGGCTGGTGGCCGGGGTCGGGGTGCTGCTGGCGGTGTCGGCGATCGTGTTCACCGCGACCGAGCTGGCCCCCGGCGACGCCGCCACCGCCGCGCTCGGCCCCGACTCCGACCCGGCCTCGGTGGTCGCGATGCGCACCGAGCTGGGCCTCGACCGCCCGGCGGTGGTGCGCTACCTCGACTGGCTGTGGGGCGCGGTGGGCGGCGACTTCGGCGTGTCCTACGTCAGCCACCGCCCGGTCTCCGACGTGATCGCCGAGCGGGCGGGCAACACCGCCCTGCTCGGCGGGCTCGCCGTGGTGCTGCTGGTGCCGCTGGCGATCGGCCTCGGCGTGTGGTCCGCGCTGCGCGCCGGCCGCGCCGCCGACCGGATCGTGTCGGGCGCGACGCTGGGACTGGTGTCGGTGCCCGAGTTCGTCATCGGCACGGTGCTGGTGGTGGTGTTCGCCGTGCAGCTGGGCGTGCTGCCCGCGGTGTCGTTCGTGCCGCCGGGGCAGCAGCCGCTGGACTCCCCGGAGATCCTGGTGCTGCCGGTGGTCACGCTGCTCGCCGTGTGCCTGGCCCACAACGTGCGGCTGGTGCGCGCGGGCGTGCGGGAGGTGTCCGCGGGGGACGCGGCGGAGAACGCCCGGCTCAACGGCGTGCCCGAGCACCGGGTCGTCCTGCGCTACGTGCTGCCCTCGGCGCTGCCGCCGGCCCTGCCGATCTTCTGCCGCTACGCGGGGTTCCTGCTCGGCGGCGCGTTGATCGCCGAGACGATGTTCGGCTACCCGGGGCTCGCCTCGGCCCTGGTCACCGCCTCGGCCGGGCGCGACGTCCCGGTGGTGCAGGCGGTGGCGCTGGTCGCGGCGGCGGTGACCGTCCTGCTCAACCTCCTCGGCGACGTGCTCGCCGTCCTGCTCGACCCGAAACGGGGGGTGACCCGGTGA